In Antechinus flavipes isolate AdamAnt ecotype Samford, QLD, Australia chromosome 3, AdamAnt_v2, whole genome shotgun sequence, a genomic segment contains:
- the LOC127555346 gene encoding olfactory receptor 52H1-like: protein MTMTLFNISNFNSAPFTLMGIPGLEEFHIWISIPFCIIYLVAIAGNSILLYLITMERSLHTPMFYFLAMLAVTDLVLSTTCVPKTLTIFWRGPQEIAFPSCLTQLFFLHYSFVLDSAILLAMAFDRYVAICSPLRYTTILTPQVIVKIMVGISFRSFCVFVPCVFLVKRLPFCRTHIIHHTYCEHIGVARLSCADISINIWYGFAVPIMTVISDVVLIAISYTLILKAVFRLPSHDARQKALGTCGSHVCVILMFYIPAFFSILAHRFGHNVPLTFHIMFANLYVVIPPALNPIVYGVKTKQIRDKVFLLFSMKGTE, encoded by the coding sequence ATGACAATGACCCTATTCAACATAAGCAACTTCAATTCAGCCCCCTTCACCCTGATGGGCATCCCAGGACTGGAAGAGTTCCATATCTGGATTAGTATCCCTTTCTGTATCATCTACCTTGTGGCCATTGCAGGTAATTCCATCCTGCTGTACCTCATCACCATGGAGCGAAGCTTGCATACACCCATGTTCTACTTTCTTGCTATGTTAGCAGTCACTGACCTTGTTTTATCTACCACATGTGTCCCCAAAACCCTCACCATATTCTGGCGTGGCCCTCAGGAAATTGCCTTTCCCAGCTGCCTGACTCAGTTGTTTTTCCTCCACTATAGCTTTGTCCTGGATTCGGCCATCTTGTTGGCAATGGCATTTGACCGCTATGTAGCCATCTGTTCCCCACTGAGATACACAACCATCCTTACCCCTCAAGTCATTGTCAAGATTATGGTGGGCATCTCCTTCAGGAGCTTCTGCGTTTTTGTCCCATGTGTTTTTCTGGTGAAGCGGCTGCCTTTCTGCCGGACACACATTATCCACCACACATATTGCGAGCACATTGGTGTGGCCAGGCTTTCTTGCGCTGACATCTCCATTAATATCTGGTATGGTTTTGCTGTGCCAATTATGACTGTGATTTCAGATGTGGTTCTTATTGCCATCTCTTATACACTTATTCTCAAAGCTGTCTTTCGTCTTCCATCTCATGATGCTCGTCAAAAGGCTCTAGGCACTTGTGGCTCCCATGTCTGTGTCATCCTTATGTTCTACATACCAGCCTTCTTCTCTATCCTTGCCCACCGCTTTGGGCATAATGTACCTCTCACCTTCCATATTATGTTTGCCAACCTGTATGTGGTCATCCCACCTGCCCTCAACCCAATTGTTTATGGAGTGAAAACAAAACAGATAAGAGAcaaagttttccttttgttttctatgAAGGGCACAGAGTAA